The DNA region TCCGCCCAGAAACCACATAGTAACACACTAACAACACAGATCCGCCcagaaaccacatagcaacacactaacaACACAGATCCGCCcagaaaccacatagcaacacactaacaACACAGATCCGCCCAGAAACCACATAGTAACACACTAACAGCCACTCAGAAAACCCCAGCaaatgcatagcaacacactaacaCTCACCTAGAACACCCCAGCAACAACATAACAACACACTAATACTCAACTAGAAAAccccagcaactgcatagcaacacactaacactcacacAAAACACCCCAGCAACAGAATAGCAACAAACTAATACTCAACCAAAACACCCAAGGAACCGCATAGCACACATTAACTTTCACCTTTCACCTttcaccttagcaactgcatagcaacacatttATGGCACAGATCAGCACAGCAACTCACTATCAACTAAAACATCTTAGAAACTGCATAGATAACACTCGCATAGATTGCCCCAGTAACTGCACAGCAACTCATTAACAGTAACTAGGAACTTACACTAAACAGTCACCTagaacaccccagcaaccacatagcaacacactgTCACGAAGaccaccttagcaaccacatagcaacacattaACAGTCATATAAACCATCCTAGCAACCATATAGCAACACACTAACAGCCACccagagcaccctagcaactacatGAAAACAACATAGGTTTTGACATGTTCTCCGGTCAAACTGTTTGATTTGATTGTCAGAGGCTCGGTTTGTGGTCGACCGCTCATTAGTCTGCTATAACTCTGCTAATCTCTTTGTCCTTGTTCTCTCAGCTGAATGGCGGGATGATTTTAACGAGATCACACTCGACCACTGCCAGGTCGGGCACAAAATCGGCGGGAGTCCTTGGCGTGTGTCGAGGCGAGAAAACGAGGGAGCGGAGCGTGTAGTGGAGGTCAGTCAGAGACGGGGCCACCAAACCACAGCAGATGGCACGAGAAGATACACAGCCAGAGGTGAGAGGAGACAAACACAGAGCGCTGCCAATCAAACGAAAGAAAAATAAACGGTCTGCAAACTCTCAGGGACGTGTAGAGAAGAACACGGGAAAAAAGACAGAGCGGACAGGAAGAATTAGACGAGGCAGAGAGATTTATGGGAGACATTAGTGATACTAATGGAGTGTCAGGACTGCCCAACTAGAGCACAATATATCTGTCCTGACACAaagattattacatttacaccATTCGGCTAATTTTTCACTCAGCAATTGTACTGTTTTTGATAAGATAAGATTAATATCTGCAGCTGCTACTGATCTTCAACATATGGATAGTTGTATATCTACGTATAGATCCTGGAATCCTTATAAGAACTAGAGCCATTAAGTATATGGAtcttacaataaaataaaatgtaaaaaataaggTACAAGTACCAAAACCCCAAAACCTGtagatttttgtaaaaactgctgcttaaaaaacaaaacaaaataaaatgtgcatttaaaaataaaactaatgctaatgctaaactAAACTAGTTACATATTTAGctgttttagaaacatttagaaaaatgaaataaaatcatccCAGAATGCATAGTTGAATATTTAGTGTAAATTAAGATGTTCTCAATAGAGGTTacggcattttttttaaacaaatgttgcTTTGCGCAATAaactaaaattgcaaaaaattcGAAATTATTCGTATGTGCGTTTTAAACGTATCTGCAGAACGAATTTATTGAAagcaaagaaaaccaaaaaaccgCTTACAGCACTGAGCTTCTTCGGCAGCCGGTGTAAATTCAGTGTTAATTTGGTCGCCAAAATAAACAAACGCTGCTTTTGCACACGTGTGAAATAGACCTAGTGCTCTCACTGCTGTCAGGAGCGTTGGGCTCAGACACGGGCTAAGAGAAGAAGTTTATGTAAAGATTAACATACTGCGAGAcagacatacacaaacacaaatctcaGCCCTGCACTCGAGTGTCGCTCTGTATGTATTCAATGGAATGTATCCAGCATTAATACTGATACAGGCGAAGTCGAGCTCATAAATCAAATTCAGATGTGAAATGCGATGAGAATTAACTTTCGCGATTTTGCCAAGAGATCGTTTCGTAACACCACACTGCAGctctgttttaaattgtatcGAGCCGTCTACCTAGACACCCACTCCGAAGGGTTAGCAGCATGAATATGCTCCTTTCGATACTTTTGGATTTATCTTTCGCAAAAGGCTAATTCCAGAATACACTGCAGTACACTGAATACGCTTACTTAAGGTTTGCATGTGTTGCGAATTTTCAGAAATAGTTTCACAGAATgctatttatgcattttgttaaGCTGAGAGGCAATAAGAATAAATCATCGGCAATGGTCGGCCAATTTACAAAACACCAACATTATATCAGTGTCCGTGCCAACGATCTATAATGTTCTGCTTATTACGAACAAGCACTGATGGCATGCTACAATAGCATGAGAGTGGAAAGTCATGCAAGCAGTGatgcagttaaaaaaattctacaaatgATGTTTAACTGATTCACGCAACCAGtgcatttccataatgaccaaTGAGATTTACAGAGAGCAGCACAAATAATCTGCAATCGCAGCCATGTCAAGCACAAATGCGTAACTGGTTGCTAAATAATAGCACAAATACCAGCAAATCTTGATAAATCACATtacaagatttattttaaatgctctcCTCCCATAAACGTAGCATCTGTAAGGCAAACCGCTGCGAATGCATATGCAGTAAGATCAGTCGCAAAACTAACTTGTCCAAGCCTTTTCATTGCAATCTTTTCACTGCATGACTTTAGCAAATCTTGACAGTAGTGTTTTAATGGCAAAAGAGATTTTGGACTGGCTCTAGGTTATGTAACGGCTAACAAAGATTGAACAATTACCACATTTTAATGAGAACTAGGGGTGCAACGCTAAACTGATTCAGGGATCGATTCTGCGATTTTCCGAATGCCTCACAATTCTTGGGAATCGATTCTGAGCTTAGATTTTAATAGCAGATGGCACACTAGGCTAGTTTTTAACCGCACACTCAGATGCTCACGAAGAAGAGCAAGAAGAGCTCACGAAGAATGAGTAAATGACACAAGATTAATGTGTCATAGTGAACACTTTTGTAATGTGCTTCAACCTTTAATGTGGTCATCAGATGATACATGCACTGTAACGTTGTCTTACTTATAGCAACTGTTATTTGCTCTCGACATCGGAACCGCCCAAAGACACAGtacattacatttgtttttgaaggaaatGCGACCAAGATCTACCTAGCTTCACCAACAGCTGTGTGAGTAAAAGGTCCTTTTATGAGTGTTTGCAAATTGCCTTTCCTAATAACGTGCTATTTAGAAAGTTTCATGATGAATGCAGCTAAAGTAAACAGTCCCTCTGAGAGTGACTCGGAAGAGATGGGCGGGGTCAGAAGAggtaatttgcatttaaatggaaaagCTACAAAATGGTTTGCTCTAAAAAGAGTTGTTTTtgacagggtaaaaaaaaaaattttttacactaccattgagaaattttaaTCAGAATTTGTTACAGActtcattaagaccctaaagaatcatatcaaccTGAAAATGATGAATCCTTTAATAACTTTATGGGtgattattttagattaaaatggtGTGTGTTTAAAGTGCCAGTATTATACCATTTTAAGGCTCCTGATATTGTAAACCTAATAGGTTTACATAAATATGAGGCGAAAAATTGCTTTCGTTTTCTCAAAACATGTGTTTAATATCACCTCTTTTTCCTGTgattttcaaatgattcattctaAGCAGTCTCTCTAAACCCCTCCTTTCAGTGAGCCtcctctgctctgattggtcagatggcacAGTTTGAATCCCAGAAGTGGGATTCAAAAGACTAACGTCTCGTTTGGTCgattctttattttgggagaCAGTGACTTTATTTATCGCGCTCTTTCAGATTTAGAACTTTGCAGATTACACACTGGATAAAAGGCATTATTGGAAAtggcataataggggcactttaaggaACTGGAAGCAAGACATCTGCTGTTGAAAACTAAGCTCAGAATCAATTTCAGAGAGAATCGCGATGCATCGGTAACCCACAAACCGTTTTATCGTCGAACAGAGCGGTTTGTGTGCAACTTACGCAAACACTCGTTGGCTTCTTTCGCTGTCGCTCGCTGCCAGGGCCGGTCGTAGTGAAATGGTTTGCAGCGGTCACACTCCGGAccctctgtgttgtgtttgcaTTCACACACCAGTTTCCCAtccttctctctcacacacctgGAGGCGTGGCCGTTACATTTACACCTCCCGCCCACTTGGAAGTCGCTAACCGCATAGTAATAAGTCGGCAGTGTTCCAGGCGACCCAAGCGGGTCTTCGCTATCGCGTCCCGACATAGGCAGCGCTCTAGGGTGCTGCGGGCGACTGAAGACCACTCGAATGTCAGTGACCGTCACCCAGTCCTGCAGAACAGGGCTAGAGTCGAAGTCCTTGCCTGAAGGGCGTCCGTCTAACGTGCTAAACGCAATAAGGCCACCAGAAAGCGGGTAGAGATCAGTGTGCCCATCCGTGCATAAAGCTTCCTGCTCATTCTGCTTAGTGATGGCCGCTTTGTTGGGTCGGTTGTACATGCGACGGCACTGCGACGAGTAGAACTGGTAAGGCGTCCAACTGCGGCCGTAATCCATGCTCTTATAGATGGCCAGCGATTCGGGCCGCGGGGAACAGAACTGCAGGCTGACATACGTGATCTCAAACTTCTTCCCAAGAGACAGCGTGAGCGTCACGTTGAGTGGCGACCCCTGCAGGTTCTCTGACTGCCAGCAGGTGAGGTTGTGGGCGGAGTTTAGGTCGGTGAGGTAGGACGCAGGGTGAGCGTTGCGAGGGTCCGATGCATCGCAGACCTGGCACGTGCGCACAGCGGGACGTTCGTCGCGTTCCACTATACTGCAGGAGCGTGACGGCGGCCGGCCGCATACGCTCGATACGCCGACCTCCTGGCTGAACGCTGCATTGATGAACTCTGGGATACATCGGCGGGCGGCACCCGTCTCGTCGTAGCAGGGGTCCGTCGGTGTCACTTGAGGCCCGGCGAATGGGTTCGGACTGTGACTGGAGGCCCAGGGAAGCGTATGAAACAGAGTAAGCAGAGAAAGCAAGTTCCGAAAACTCTGCATGATGTCACGGGAGGGAATGATGAATGTGGGATGGGGAAGAGAAGGAACGTATCCAGATGGATGAGTAGAGAGGGGGGaagtcaaataaacaaatatggcCGCAGAGTCTCTTCAAACTGGAGTACGTGTGATATCTTGGAAAGGCGACCCGGCCAGAAAACGTCCAGTGGATAGACGACTTTCCCAGAACCAATTCTCGGCAGTGTGTGTCTGGAAATGGAAAAGCAGAAAATGTTAACAATACACACGCATTGTAAGGGTTTATATAGTGCttcaagaaaacataaaaaaaaatatgatatctTAACACAAGTGAAGTGGT from Puntigrus tetrazona isolate hp1 chromosome 24, ASM1883169v1, whole genome shotgun sequence includes:
- the ntn2 gene encoding netrin 2; translated protein: MQSFRNLLSLLTLFHTLPWASSHSPNPFAGPQVTPTDPCYDETGAARRCIPEFINAAFSQEVGVSSVCGRPPSRSCSIVERDERPAVRTCQVCDASDPRNAHPASYLTDLNSAHNLTCWQSENLQGSPLNVTLTLSLGKKFEITYVSLQFCSPRPESLAIYKSMDYGRSWTPYQFYSSQCRRMYNRPNKAAITKQNEQEALCTDGHTDLYPLSGGLIAFSTLDGRPSGKDFDSSPVLQDWVTVTDIRVVFSRPQHPRALPMSGRDSEDPLGSPGTLPTYYYAVSDFQVGGRCKCNGHASRCVREKDGKLVCECKHNTEGPECDRCKPFHYDRPWQRATAKEANECLPCNCNLHARRCRFNMELYKLSGRKSGGVCMNCRHNTAGRHCHYCKEGFYRDMGKPITHRRACKACDCHPVGAAGKTCNQTTGQCPCKDGVTGITCNRCAKGYQQSRSPVAPCIKIPVIKPTAVISTTEEPADCDSYCKPLKGNLKINMKKYCKKDYAVQVSVLDMETVGDWAKFAVSLVSVYKSRGEPLKRGDHVLWVHMKDLACKCPRIHMGKRFLILGTSEGPASPERPGLLADKNSLVIQWRDIWTRRLRKFQRKEKKGKCGKA